One Roseomonas gilardii subsp. gilardii genomic region harbors:
- a CDS encoding DUF4145 domain-containing protein yields the protein MSTIEQATPLCPCVQCKRNTKHKVVHEIEEQYRDEYRCAISHSIIECLGCGGRSFRYVFSDFENSYPTDEHDWEVPQDIEYYPKYDPHYISLDSTHSVPELVSEIYKESIHAVQAGALTLASLGLRATIEAICNDKAISGRNLEVRIAKLATQGLISNKDAERLHAIRFLGNDAAHEIKKPRSNQVSVALKIINHLIQSVYLLEDEMSRKLDTIVTDSDEFKRLLNKHIASHQKGSEYPLAAYLGKDLRRLGAGAAQLETQLLAEIHSGTYTKLAVGKVAHYQGSKNPVQHFIIN from the coding sequence ATGAGCACAATCGAACAAGCAACTCCTCTTTGCCCTTGCGTACAATGCAAAAGAAACACCAAGCACAAAGTCGTGCACGAAATCGAGGAGCAGTATCGGGACGAGTATCGTTGCGCCATCTCGCATTCAATTATCGAATGCCTCGGCTGCGGCGGAAGATCTTTCAGATATGTATTCAGTGATTTTGAGAACTCTTATCCGACTGACGAACATGATTGGGAAGTACCACAAGATATAGAATATTATCCGAAGTATGACCCCCATTATATAAGCCTAGATAGCACCCATTCCGTTCCCGAATTGGTCAGTGAAATATACAAGGAGTCGATCCACGCAGTACAGGCAGGAGCGCTCACATTGGCAAGCCTAGGTCTGCGTGCGACAATCGAAGCGATATGTAATGACAAGGCGATATCTGGACGTAACCTGGAAGTCCGCATTGCCAAACTTGCCACTCAGGGTCTCATCTCGAATAAAGATGCAGAGCGTCTACACGCAATTCGATTCCTGGGAAACGACGCAGCACATGAAATTAAAAAACCGCGATCAAATCAGGTATCAGTTGCACTCAAAATAATTAATCATCTTATCCAAAGCGTCTATCTACTCGAAGACGAAATGTCTCGGAAATTAGACACAATCGTCACAGATTCGGATGAATTTAAGAGACTATTGAATAAGCATATTGCATCCCATCAAAAAGGCTCCGAATATCCACTTGCTGCATATCTAGGGAAAGATTTACGAAGGCTTGGTGCAGGCGCCGCACAACTTGAAACACAACTTCTGGCAGAAATTCATTCCGGTACTTATACAAAATTAGCTGTAGGAAAAGTGGCGCATTACCAGGGCTCCAAAAATCCAGTTCAGCATTTCATAATAAACTAG
- a CDS encoding BRO-N domain-containing protein → MNTFTFPITQQSIRVVEIEGQPWFVAADVCRILDLKMSASGTFVVHLRRLDVSEMRREMVPTIVSGRELRRQNMLISESGLYKLIMRSDKPEARRFQDWVTRDVLPAIRKDGSYVMGEEKVRTGEMSEDELILRAVQALQRKVDRLTEEKAEVERERDEMAPKAAFVDEHVEDVRMTLARFGRTLTGLRRLVAHTCQ, encoded by the coding sequence ATGAACACTTTCACCTTCCCGATCACCCAGCAGTCCATCCGCGTGGTGGAGATCGAGGGCCAGCCGTGGTTCGTCGCGGCGGATGTTTGCCGCATTCTTGACCTCAAGATGTCCGCCTCGGGAACCTTCGTGGTGCATCTCCGGCGATTGGATGTCTCAGAGATGCGCCGCGAGATGGTGCCTACCATCGTGAGTGGTAGGGAGCTGCGACGGCAAAACATGCTCATCTCCGAGAGCGGCCTCTACAAGCTCATCATGCGCTCTGACAAACCCGAGGCCCGCCGGTTCCAGGATTGGGTGACGCGGGATGTCCTCCCCGCCATCCGCAAGGACGGCTCCTATGTGATGGGAGAGGAGAAGGTCCGCACCGGAGAGATGAGTGAGGACGAGCTGATCCTCCGGGCCGTCCAGGCCCTCCAGCGCAAGGTGGACCGCCTCACCGAGGAGAAGGCCGAGGTGGAGCGGGAGCGCGACGAGATGGCCCCGAAAGCGGCCTTCGTGGATGAGCATGTGGAGGACGTGAGGATGACCCTGGCGCGGTTCGGGAGGACCCTGACGGGGCTCCGGAGACTTGTAGCCCACACATGCCAATAG
- a CDS encoding BRO family protein, with the protein MTREGEPWFVLADVCLVLAHSNPSVAAGRLDDEEKGVSSVYTPGGLQAMTVISESGLYSLILTSRKPEARAFKRWVTGTVLPTLRRDGAYVMGEERLSDLAASVDDLEALNDRIVSLLRHKAELLEARVEREKAARLAAEATVQVMAPKAALADEHFAQAGTMTLARFARTLGGLNAHRIKADLERHGFLYRTGRKGSYRVRTPFRDTLFVEKAHPAHPGTIEIHPTPKGCQRIVALYQSGQLTMKLGHGPKAPTRVAA; encoded by the coding sequence GTGACCCGCGAGGGTGAACCCTGGTTTGTCCTGGCAGACGTCTGCCTTGTCCTGGCGCACAGCAATCCGTCCGTTGCTGCGGGCCGCCTGGATGACGAGGAGAAGGGGGTAAGCAGTGTTTATACCCCCGGCGGTCTCCAGGCCATGACGGTCATCAGCGAGAGCGGCCTCTATTCCCTGATCCTGACGAGCCGCAAGCCGGAGGCCCGTGCCTTCAAGCGGTGGGTGACCGGAACCGTCCTTCCCACCCTGCGCAGGGACGGCGCCTATGTCATGGGCGAGGAGAGGCTCTCCGACCTGGCCGCGTCGGTGGACGACCTGGAGGCCCTCAACGACCGCATCGTCTCCCTCCTGCGCCACAAGGCGGAGCTTCTGGAGGCCCGCGTGGAGCGCGAGAAAGCCGCCCGTCTGGCTGCCGAGGCCACGGTGCAGGTGATGGCGCCCAAGGCCGCGCTGGCGGACGAACACTTCGCCCAGGCCGGAACCATGACGCTGGCCCGCTTCGCCCGCACGCTGGGGGGCCTGAACGCGCACCGGATCAAGGCCGACCTGGAGCGCCACGGCTTCCTCTACCGCACCGGCCGGAAGGGCTCCTACCGGGTCCGCACGCCGTTCCGCGACACGCTCTTCGTGGAGAAGGCCCATCCCGCCCATCCCGGCACCATCGAAATCCACCCGACCCCGAAGGGCTGCCAGCGCATCGTGGCCCTGTATCAGTCGGGCCAGCTCACGATGAAGCTCGGGCACGGGCCGAAGGCCCCCACCAGGGTCGCGGCTTAG
- the rnhA gene encoding ribonuclease HI, translated as MNDTELQTPDTPAPRPAVEIWTDGACAGNPGPGGWAAILCQDSEERMLTGSAPWTTNSRMELTAALEALKALPHPSRVTVRSDSQYLVRGMNEWMGNWLLRGWRTAGGKPVENRDLWEALMRASAHQLVTWVWVKGHAADPMNRRVDRMAVAACNRQA; from the coding sequence ATGAACGACACCGAGTTACAAACCCCCGACACCCCCGCCCCTCGCCCTGCCGTCGAAATCTGGACAGACGGCGCCTGCGCGGGAAATCCCGGCCCCGGCGGCTGGGCCGCGATCCTGTGCCAGGACAGCGAGGAGCGCATGCTCACCGGCTCCGCCCCCTGGACCACCAACAGCCGCATGGAACTGACCGCCGCCCTGGAGGCCCTCAAGGCCCTCCCCCACCCCTCGCGGGTGACGGTGCGGAGTGACAGCCAATACCTCGTGCGCGGCATGAACGAATGGATGGGCAACTGGCTCCTGCGGGGCTGGCGCACCGCTGGCGGCAAGCCGGTGGAGAACCGCGACCTCTGGGAGGCGCTGATGCGGGCTTCGGCCCATCAGCTCGTCACCTGGGTCTGGGTGAAGGGCCATGCCGCCGATCCGATGAACCGGCGGGTGGACCGCATGGCCGTGGCCGCCTGCAACCGGCAGGCATGA
- a CDS encoding transglycosylase SLT domain-containing protein, translating into MSGSQQNTFRPAASPTRQAALPGRPTPNPAPLRPYDRIAPQQNTAPTPPPRGDSGAMQVARALSDMNPRLGALMDTYMAQQRVEEAGEADSAATMAALQSNISSWADAVKATPDLADRSPYFRRIYEDRLARMAVQRRGNELTAEYWNSPLAGSEDPAAINGWLNERMVETLKGFSENPNQRAAAAEEIRTQAQQLIRGHQANAVRNLVSRNEDSFSSAVGAVFDTAGQRSIPATPGIGALAPTELRSHYEAASAETGIPVNVLMAQGHHESGGFAADVLNGTRRGTRGEIGLAQVLPSTAADPGYGLAPISEADLLDPGKAILFQARYLKARAEAAGVKDWSNPNEAVRGLASYNGQGPASLGYGREVLGKAGGVGGVAGSNLDLASSLERLEAEARAQGVDGRRINSILAHATAEAMVRQGREDFAELGFRKRPDGTPGFATTAEGRQIIDRARERILSRRVQEENRQWTQEQRAKATRTEDVSKLVGDALIGQLAQGQAPMLTPEVLSKVNEVGGADAVKAVMTLNEALQKPAEQSRAGVLAQLELQATQGKLDEQDLLPLLGNRMVSLGDFQRVATMVRDVRADPMLSDGTVQTAIAQAQDIVGDPDKMASRTPFFRQPEAANAIRSALMESLIAFRKEKPTSSRGEVIEHIHREVERLVPVYAPGKDLASWRLAQVQAKGVLPDGRRIAQPGDGSSNPPPSSPPPATETPKGPAEGSSGKPGTVTTGDVMPAPGVDWRTTPVFASRARLAEAFREWRENPTGTGPYARWLLEAKGSDALTFYRAQQRLLR; encoded by the coding sequence ATGAGCGGCTCCCAACAGAACACCTTCCGCCCGGCTGCCTCCCCGACCCGTCAGGCGGCCCTTCCCGGACGCCCCACGCCCAACCCCGCGCCGCTGCGTCCCTACGACCGCATCGCGCCCCAGCAGAACACCGCCCCCACGCCACCGCCACGGGGCGACAGCGGGGCGATGCAGGTGGCCCGTGCGCTGTCCGACATGAACCCCCGTCTCGGGGCCCTGATGGACACCTACATGGCCCAGCAGCGGGTGGAGGAGGCGGGCGAGGCCGACAGCGCCGCGACCATGGCGGCCCTCCAGTCCAACATCTCCTCCTGGGCCGATGCGGTGAAGGCCACCCCCGACCTTGCCGACCGCTCGCCCTACTTCCGGCGCATCTACGAGGACCGTCTCGCCCGCATGGCGGTGCAGCGCCGGGGCAACGAGCTGACGGCCGAGTACTGGAACAGCCCACTCGCCGGATCGGAGGACCCTGCGGCCATCAACGGCTGGCTCAATGAGCGCATGGTGGAGACCCTCAAGGGCTTCTCGGAGAACCCCAACCAGCGGGCCGCTGCGGCCGAGGAAATCCGCACCCAGGCCCAGCAGCTCATCCGGGGCCATCAGGCCAACGCCGTGCGCAACCTCGTCTCCCGCAACGAGGACAGCTTCTCGTCCGCCGTGGGTGCCGTCTTCGACACGGCGGGCCAGCGGTCCATCCCCGCCACGCCCGGCATCGGGGCCCTCGCACCGACCGAGCTGCGTTCCCATTACGAGGCGGCATCGGCCGAGACCGGCATCCCCGTGAACGTCCTCATGGCGCAGGGCCACCACGAAAGTGGAGGGTTCGCGGCGGATGTTCTCAACGGCACCCGCAGGGGCACCCGAGGGGAGATCGGCTTGGCCCAGGTGCTGCCCTCCACGGCGGCCGATCCGGGCTACGGGCTGGCCCCCATCTCCGAGGCCGACCTCCTGGACCCCGGCAAGGCCATCCTGTTCCAGGCCCGCTACCTCAAGGCCCGTGCCGAGGCCGCCGGGGTGAAGGACTGGAGCAACCCGAACGAGGCCGTGCGGGGGCTGGCCAGCTACAACGGGCAGGGTCCCGCCTCCCTCGGCTACGGCCGCGAGGTTCTGGGTAAGGCCGGGGGCGTGGGCGGTGTCGCGGGCAGCAACCTGGACCTTGCCTCCTCCCTGGAACGGCTGGAGGCCGAGGCCCGTGCCCAGGGCGTGGACGGGCGCAGGATCAACTCCATCCTGGCCCACGCCACGGCCGAGGCGATGGTGCGGCAGGGCCGTGAGGACTTTGCCGAGCTGGGCTTCCGCAAGCGCCCGGACGGCACCCCCGGCTTCGCCACCACGGCCGAGGGGCGGCAGATCATCGACCGCGCCCGCGAGCGCATCCTCTCCCGCCGGGTCCAGGAGGAGAACCGCCAGTGGACCCAGGAGCAACGCGCCAAGGCCACCCGCACGGAGGACGTGTCGAAGCTCGTAGGGGATGCCCTGATCGGCCAGCTCGCCCAGGGACAGGCCCCGATGCTGACCCCGGAGGTTCTCTCGAAGGTCAACGAGGTGGGCGGGGCGGATGCCGTGAAGGCCGTGATGACCCTCAACGAGGCCCTCCAGAAGCCCGCCGAGCAGTCCCGCGCGGGGGTCCTGGCGCAGCTTGAGCTACAGGCCACGCAAGGGAAGCTGGATGAGCAGGACTTGCTGCCCCTCCTCGGCAACCGGATGGTCTCCCTCGGGGACTTCCAGCGGGTGGCCACGATGGTCCGTGACGTGCGGGCCGATCCGATGCTCTCCGATGGCACGGTGCAGACCGCCATTGCCCAGGCCCAGGATATCGTGGGCGACCCGGACAAGATGGCAAGCAGGACACCCTTCTTCCGCCAACCGGAGGCCGCCAACGCGATCCGTTCCGCCCTCATGGAAAGCCTGATCGCCTTCCGCAAGGAGAAGCCCACCTCCTCGCGGGGCGAGGTGATCGAGCATATCCATCGGGAGGTGGAGCGCCTCGTGCCGGTCTATGCGCCGGGCAAAGACCTCGCGAGCTGGCGGCTGGCGCAGGTGCAGGCGAAGGGCGTGCTGCCCGATGGCCGTCGCATCGCCCAGCCGGGAGACGGCAGCAGTAATCCGCCACCGTCCTCACCGCCGCCCGCCACGGAGACCCCGAAGGGCCCCGCAGAGGGCAGCTCCGGGAAGCCCGGAACGGTCACGACCGGGGACGTGATGCCTGCCCCTGGGGTGGACTGGAGGACCACGCCGGTCTTTGCCTCCAGGGCACGGCTGGCCGAGGCATTCCGGGAGTGGCGGGAGAACCCCACGGGCACCGGCCCCTATGCCCGCTGGCTCCTGGAGGCAAAGGGGAGCGACGCCCTGACCTTCTACCGGGCCCAGCAACGGCTCTTGCGGTAA
- a CDS encoding VOC family protein, whose translation MDTPASPPVPKLRVARPTDHLEAVVRFYRDGLGLEELTRFQDHEGFDGVMLGQPGGPYHFEFTHAQGHSAGRAPTRDNLLVFYLPDPAAWEAAVARMRSHGHEPVPSFNPYWDRAGVTFEDPDGYRVVLQRAAWGR comes from the coding sequence ATGGACACTCCGGCCTCGCCTCCTGTCCCGAAGCTCCGCGTCGCCCGTCCCACGGATCACCTGGAGGCGGTGGTGCGGTTCTACCGGGACGGGCTAGGACTGGAGGAGCTGACGCGCTTCCAGGACCATGAGGGCTTCGACGGGGTGATGCTGGGGCAGCCGGGCGGCCCCTACCATTTCGAGTTCACCCATGCCCAAGGCCACAGCGCGGGACGGGCCCCGACCCGGGACAACCTTCTGGTCTTCTACCTGCCCGACCCGGCGGCGTGGGAAGCGGCGGTGGCCCGGATGAGGAGCCACGGGCACGAGCCGGTACCCTCCTTCAATCCCTATTGGGACCGCGCCGGGGTCACGTTCGAGGACCCGGACGGGTATCGGGTGGTCCTGCAACGGGCCGCCTGGGGGCGGTGA
- a CDS encoding recombinase family protein: MFVGYARTSTVDQEAGLEAQQRDLRAAGCERLFSERVSSVAKRAALEEALRFVREGDVLVVTKPDRLARSTADLLALVGRLEARKVALRVLSMGGQEIDTRSPTGRLMLTMLGAVAEFERALMLERQREGIAKARADGKYRGRTPTAQRKAAEVVSLRAEGLTAPAIAAKLGIGRASVFAILKAHREGSVEVV; the protein is encoded by the coding sequence ATGTTCGTCGGCTACGCCCGCACCTCCACCGTGGACCAGGAAGCCGGGCTGGAGGCCCAGCAACGCGACCTCCGGGCCGCCGGGTGCGAACGACTCTTCTCGGAGCGGGTCTCCTCGGTGGCCAAGCGGGCCGCCCTGGAGGAGGCTCTCCGCTTCGTCCGGGAAGGTGACGTGCTGGTGGTGACGAAGCCCGACCGCCTCGCCCGCTCCACCGCCGACCTCCTGGCCCTCGTGGGGCGACTGGAGGCCCGCAAGGTGGCCCTGAGGGTCCTCTCCATGGGTGGCCAGGAGATCGACACCCGCAGCCCCACGGGGCGCCTGATGCTGACCATGCTGGGGGCCGTGGCGGAGTTTGAGCGGGCCCTGATGCTGGAGCGCCAGCGGGAGGGCATCGCCAAGGCCAGGGCGGATGGGAAGTACCGGGGGAGGACCCCCACGGCTCAGCGCAAGGCTGCCGAGGTGGTGTCCCTGCGGGCCGAGGGCCTCACCGCTCCCGCCATCGCCGCCAAGCTCGGGATCGGCCGGGCGAGTGTCTTTGCGATCCTCAAGGCGCACCGGGAAGGGAGCGTGGAGGTGGTTTGA
- a CDS encoding glutathione S-transferase family protein encodes MSITLHTWNTPNGRKISVALEEMGLPYTVKTVDITKGQQFEPDFLKISPNNRIPAIVDSEGPDGRPISVFESGAILLYLGEKTGRFLPRDLRARVPVLEWLMWQMGGFGPMPGQVHHFLGQPEGPARDYGVERYGKETKRLYGVLERRLAGRDFVATEGEPSVADFAILGWAWRHERHLVPFDDLPSVAAWYDRMMARPAVKRGFEIPLS; translated from the coding sequence ATGAGCATCACGCTGCACACCTGGAACACGCCCAACGGGCGCAAGATCAGCGTGGCGCTGGAGGAGATGGGGCTGCCCTATACGGTGAAGACCGTGGACATCACCAAGGGCCAGCAGTTCGAGCCGGACTTCCTGAAGATCAGCCCGAACAACCGCATCCCGGCCATCGTCGATTCGGAAGGGCCGGACGGGAGGCCGATCAGCGTCTTCGAATCGGGCGCGATCCTCCTCTATCTCGGCGAGAAGACGGGCCGCTTCCTGCCGCGCGACCTGCGCGCCCGGGTGCCGGTGCTGGAATGGCTGATGTGGCAGATGGGCGGATTCGGCCCCATGCCAGGACAGGTCCACCACTTCCTGGGCCAGCCGGAGGGCCCGGCGCGCGACTATGGCGTGGAGCGCTATGGCAAGGAGACGAAGCGGCTCTACGGCGTGCTGGAGAGGCGGCTGGCGGGGCGGGATTTCGTGGCCACCGAGGGGGAGCCCAGCGTGGCGGACTTCGCCATCCTCGGCTGGGCTTGGCGGCATGAGCGGCATCTCGTGCCCTTCGACGATCTGCCGAGCGTGGCCGCCTGGTACGACCGGATGATGGCCCGGCCAGCGGTGAAGCGCGGCTTCGAAATCCCGCTGTCCTGA
- a CDS encoding TM2 domain-containing protein: MSQSFNVSPNGLPQGFPQGATPGDAMMMMQYDANKKSALVAYVLWFFLGWLGIHRFYLGRTMSGVVMLLITALSWVLSLILIGHLGFLLVGIWLFVDIFLIPGMTRRYNNDLIASLRR; encoded by the coding sequence ATGTCACAGTCCTTCAACGTATCGCCCAATGGGCTTCCCCAGGGGTTTCCCCAGGGAGCCACGCCGGGCGACGCGATGATGATGATGCAATACGATGCGAACAAGAAGTCGGCCCTGGTCGCCTATGTGCTCTGGTTCTTCCTGGGCTGGCTCGGCATCCACCGCTTCTATCTGGGCCGGACCATGAGCGGCGTGGTGATGCTGCTGATCACGGCGCTGAGCTGGGTGCTGAGCCTGATCCTCATCGGCCATCTGGGATTCCTGCTGGTCGGGATCTGGCTCTTCGTGGACATCTTCCTGATCCCTGGCATGACCCGCCGCTACAACAACGACCTGATCGCCTCCCTGCGGCGGTAG
- the gatB gene encoding Asp-tRNA(Asn)/Glu-tRNA(Gln) amidotransferase subunit GatB, whose translation MSYTIEGETGPWELVIGLEVHAQVSSEAKLFSGAATAFGAAPNSQVSFVDAGMPGMLPVINRECVAQAVRTGLGLKAKINPWSRFDRKNYFYADLPTGYQISQFAFPIVGEGKLTIELSDGTTKEIGITRLHLEQDAGKSLHDQDPSRTFVDLNRAGVALMEIVSEPDLRSPEEAGAYVTKLRQILRYLGTCDGNMEEGSLRADVNVSVRKAGEGFRTRCEVKNVNSIRFVMQAVEAEARRQIEVWESGGTVEQETRLFDTTRGVTRSMRSKEDAHDYRYFPDPDLPPLVLEPAWIEELRAGLSELPDDRRARYVGEYGLTAYDAHVLTLEKETAAYYEEVARGRDAKLAANWVMGDLFAALNRTKTDITTSPVSAKDLGALLDLMADNTLSGKLAKEVFEAMVETGRAPGEIVEERGLRQVTDTGAIEAVVDQVLAQNADKVAEYRSGKEKLFGFFVGQTMRAMQGKGNPALVNEVIKAKLAG comes from the coding sequence ATGAGCTATACGATCGAGGGCGAGACCGGCCCCTGGGAACTGGTGATCGGGCTGGAGGTCCATGCCCAGGTCAGTTCCGAGGCCAAGCTCTTCTCCGGCGCGGCGACCGCCTTCGGTGCCGCGCCGAACAGCCAGGTCTCCTTCGTGGATGCCGGCATGCCGGGCATGCTGCCGGTCATCAACCGGGAATGCGTGGCCCAGGCGGTGCGCACCGGGTTGGGGCTGAAGGCGAAGATCAACCCCTGGTCGCGTTTCGACCGGAAGAACTATTTCTACGCCGACCTGCCGACGGGCTATCAGATCAGCCAGTTCGCCTTTCCCATCGTGGGGGAGGGCAAGCTGACCATCGAGCTTTCCGACGGCACGACCAAGGAGATCGGCATCACCCGCCTGCATCTGGAACAGGATGCGGGCAAGTCGCTGCATGACCAGGACCCGTCGCGGACCTTCGTGGACCTGAACCGGGCCGGCGTGGCGCTGATGGAGATCGTCTCCGAACCCGACCTCCGCTCTCCGGAGGAAGCCGGGGCCTATGTCACCAAGCTGCGGCAGATCCTGCGCTATCTCGGCACCTGCGACGGCAACATGGAGGAAGGCAGCCTCCGCGCCGACGTGAACGTCTCCGTCCGCAAGGCGGGGGAGGGGTTCCGCACGCGCTGCGAGGTGAAGAACGTCAACTCCATCCGCTTCGTCATGCAGGCGGTCGAGGCTGAGGCACGGCGCCAGATCGAGGTCTGGGAGTCGGGCGGCACGGTGGAGCAGGAGACGCGGCTCTTCGACACCACGCGGGGCGTGACGCGCTCCATGCGCTCCAAGGAGGATGCGCATGACTACCGCTACTTCCCCGATCCGGACCTGCCGCCGCTGGTGCTGGAGCCGGCCTGGATCGAGGAGCTGAGGGCCGGGCTTTCCGAACTGCCGGACGACCGCCGCGCCCGCTATGTCGGCGAATACGGCCTCACCGCCTATGACGCCCATGTGCTGACGCTGGAGAAGGAGACGGCGGCCTATTACGAGGAGGTCGCCCGCGGGCGCGATGCCAAGCTGGCGGCCAACTGGGTGATGGGCGACCTCTTCGCCGCGCTGAACCGCACGAAGACGGACATCACCACCTCGCCGGTCTCGGCGAAGGACCTGGGCGCCCTGCTGGACCTGATGGCGGACAACACCCTGTCCGGCAAGCTGGCCAAGGAGGTCTTCGAGGCCATGGTCGAGACGGGCCGCGCGCCCGGCGAGATCGTGGAGGAGCGGGGGCTGAGGCAGGTGACCGACACCGGCGCCATCGAGGCGGTGGTGGATCAGGTGCTCGCCCAGAACGCCGACAAGGTGGCGGAGTACCGCTCCGGCAAGGAGAAGCTCTTCGGCTTCTTCGTCGGCCAGACGATGCGGGCGATGCAGGGCAAGGGCAACCCGGCCCTGGTGAACGAGGTGATCAAGGCCAAGCTCGCCGGCTGA
- the gatA gene encoding Asp-tRNA(Asn)/Glu-tRNA(Gln) amidotransferase subunit GatA has translation MRPTDFTLRGALDALNEGEITSEELTRAHLDAIEALNPRLNAYITVTAEKALEAARASDARRKAGRAGRLDGVPLAIKDLFCTEGTRTTAASQILGEFVPPYESTVTANLLRDGAVFLGKVNLDEFAMGSSNATSAFGGVENPWSRRNDPETKLVPGGSSGGSAAAVAARLALGATATDTGGSIRQPAAFCGIAGIKPTYGRCSRWGVVAFASSLDQAGPVARTVEDCALLLGSMAGFDPKDSTSVDMPVPDFAAACARGVKGLRIGVPKEYRLPGMPEEIGRLWDQGLDWLRAEGAEIVEISLPHTKYALPTYYIVAPAEASSNLARYDGVRYGARVSTGGDLKDLYEHTRAAGFGAEVKRRIMIGTYVLSAGYYDAYYLKAQRVRALIKRDFDEAWERVDAILTPATPSAAFGADEKQDDPVAMYLNDVFTVTANLAGLPGLSVPAGLDAQGLPLGLQVIGKPFDEETVFAIGTALERAADFTALPGVRAFA, from the coding sequence ATGCGCCCGACCGATTTCACGCTCCGTGGCGCGCTGGACGCGCTGAACGAGGGCGAGATCACTTCCGAAGAGCTGACCCGCGCCCATCTGGACGCGATCGAGGCCCTGAACCCCCGGCTGAACGCCTATATCACCGTCACGGCGGAGAAGGCGCTGGAGGCCGCGCGCGCCTCCGACGCTCGCCGCAAGGCGGGGCGGGCGGGCAGGCTGGACGGCGTGCCGCTGGCCATCAAGGACCTGTTCTGCACCGAGGGCACCCGCACCACGGCGGCCAGCCAGATCCTGGGCGAATTCGTGCCGCCCTATGAGAGCACCGTCACCGCCAACCTGCTGCGCGACGGCGCCGTCTTCCTGGGCAAGGTGAACCTGGACGAGTTCGCCATGGGCTCCTCCAACGCCACCTCCGCCTTCGGCGGGGTGGAGAACCCCTGGTCCCGCCGCAACGACCCGGAGACGAAGCTGGTTCCCGGCGGGTCCTCGGGCGGTTCCGCCGCCGCTGTCGCGGCGCGGCTGGCCCTGGGCGCCACGGCGACGGACACGGGCGGCTCGATCCGCCAGCCGGCGGCCTTCTGCGGCATCGCGGGGATCAAGCCGACCTATGGCCGCTGCTCGCGCTGGGGCGTGGTGGCCTTCGCCTCCTCGCTCGACCAGGCGGGGCCGGTGGCGCGGACCGTGGAGGACTGCGCCCTGCTGCTCGGCTCCATGGCCGGGTTCGACCCGAAGGACTCCACCTCGGTGGACATGCCGGTGCCGGATTTCGCCGCCGCCTGCGCGCGCGGGGTGAAGGGGCTGCGCATCGGCGTGCCGAAGGAGTACCGCCTGCCGGGCATGCCGGAGGAGATCGGCAGGCTCTGGGACCAGGGGCTCGACTGGCTGCGCGCCGAGGGGGCGGAGATCGTGGAGATCTCCCTGCCGCATACGAAATACGCGCTGCCGACCTACTATATCGTGGCGCCGGCCGAGGCTTCCTCGAACCTCGCCCGCTATGACGGGGTGCGCTACGGCGCCCGCGTCTCCACCGGCGGCGACCTCAAGGATCTCTACGAGCACACCCGCGCCGCCGGCTTCGGCGCCGAGGTGAAGCGCCGCATCATGATCGGTACCTATGTGCTCTCCGCCGGCTATTACGACGCCTACTACCTGAAGGCGCAGCGGGTGCGGGCGCTGATCAAGCGCGACTTCGACGAGGCCTGGGAGAGGGTGGACGCCATCCTGACCCCCGCCACGCCCTCGGCCGCTTTCGGCGCGGACGAGAAGCAGGACGACCCCGTCGCCATGTACCTGAACGACGTCTTCACCGTGACGGCGAACCTCGCCGGCCTGCCGGGCCTTTCCGTCCCGGCCGGGCTGGATGCGCAGGGCCTGCCGCTGGGCCTGCAGGTGATCGGCAAGCCCTTCGACGAGGAAACCGTCTTCGCGATCGGCACCGCCCTGGAGCGGGCCGCCGATTTCACCGCCCTGCCGGGCGTGAGGGCTTTCGCATGA
- the gatC gene encoding Asp-tRNA(Asn)/Glu-tRNA(Gln) amidotransferase subunit GatC has translation MSLDTATVRRVASLARIHLEDEEVTRLQAELNGILAWVEQLQAVDTAGVEPMAGGAAMPELAVLRMRDDVVTDGGMPEKILANAPDRQGDFFTVPKVVE, from the coding sequence ATGTCGCTCGATACCGCCACCGTCCGGCGCGTCGCGTCGCTCGCCCGCATCCACCTGGAGGATGAGGAGGTCACGCGCCTGCAAGCCGAGCTGAATGGCATCCTGGCCTGGGTGGAGCAGCTCCAGGCCGTGGACACGGCCGGCGTCGAGCCCATGGCGGGTGGCGCCGCCATGCCCGAGCTCGCCGTCCTGCGCATGCGGGACGATGTCGTGACCGATGGCGGCATGCCGGAAAAGATCCTCGCCAACGCGCCCGACCGCCAGGGCGATTTCTTCACCGTTCCGAAGGTCGTCGAATAA